Proteins from a genomic interval of Candidatus Eisenbacteria bacterium:
- a CDS encoding HAD family hydrolase, which produces MTHWAGPAPRLPRAVLLDLDDTIVDDSRYVSSCWREACLAHRALLAGTDPALVYEEIERVRAWYWADPERHRLGRLRLADARRDVVAMALSNLGLGRTDLAEAIAGHYQAARERGLEPIEGSVETVHWLRERGCRLALLTNGDGRAQRLKIDRYQLGPLFEHVLIEGEMGFGKPDRRVYELALERLGVRPDETWMVGDNLEWDVAAPQALGISGLWIDANGRGLPSDFAPPPARILRSLSDLMRSG; this is translated from the coding sequence ATGACGCATTGGGCCGGCCCGGCCCCACGGCTTCCACGCGCGGTCCTTCTCGATCTCGACGATACGATCGTCGACGACAGCCGGTACGTTTCCTCGTGCTGGAGAGAAGCGTGTTTGGCGCACCGGGCGCTCCTGGCCGGCACGGATCCCGCCCTGGTCTACGAGGAGATCGAGCGCGTGCGCGCCTGGTACTGGGCGGACCCGGAACGCCACCGGCTGGGTCGCCTCCGGCTCGCCGACGCGCGACGCGATGTCGTCGCGATGGCACTCTCGAATCTCGGGCTCGGTCGCACCGACCTTGCCGAAGCGATCGCGGGCCATTACCAGGCGGCCCGCGAGCGGGGTCTCGAGCCCATCGAAGGCTCGGTGGAGACCGTCCACTGGCTTCGCGAGCGCGGTTGCAGGCTCGCGCTCCTCACGAACGGAGATGGCCGGGCCCAGCGGCTCAAGATCGACCGCTATCAGCTGGGGCCTCTCTTCGAACACGTCCTCATCGAGGGCGAGATGGGTTTCGGCAAGCCGGACCGGCGCGTGTACGAGCTGGCGCTCGAGAGGCTGGGAGTCCGCCCCGACGAGACCTGGATGGTGGGTGACAATCTCGAGTGGGACGTCGCCGCGCCGCAGGCGCTCGGCATCTCCGGCCTCTGGATCGATGCCAACGGTCGCGGGCTCCCCTCGGACTTCGCGCCTCCCCCCGCACGCATCCTCCGGAGCCTCTCGGACTTGATGCGATCCGGCTGA
- a CDS encoding fumarylacetoacetate hydrolase family protein, giving the protein MKLVSFTPRGASGRLLGVILDGSVLELNRAAAILDVPESSPALLARMESLLQEWDHGLLVARETVSRAETAVGASRDRVAGARHVLDQVTLHPPVARPPSIRDFYAFETHVRNARARRGLPVPPEWYEFPVFYFTNPGSLVGHGAPVRKPAWTEALDYELEIACVIAKEARDVPAEHWRSVVAGLTILNDWSARDVQRKEMAVGLGPAKGKDFATSLGPALVTLDELEPSRVDDGRHDLAMEARVNGRALSRGNARDLHFTFGQMIARASQDVYLFPGDVIGSGTVGGGCLLELGPEVHPWLRPGDEVTLEIERLGTLSNKIVEA; this is encoded by the coding sequence GTGAAGCTCGTCTCGTTCACGCCTCGTGGCGCGAGCGGGCGCCTGCTCGGCGTGATCCTGGACGGCTCGGTGCTCGAGCTCAACCGGGCCGCCGCCATCCTGGACGTGCCGGAGTCGAGCCCCGCGCTCCTCGCGAGGATGGAGTCGCTGCTCCAGGAATGGGACCACGGACTCCTCGTGGCGCGCGAGACCGTGTCCCGCGCCGAAACGGCGGTCGGCGCGTCGCGTGATCGTGTCGCCGGCGCCCGGCATGTTCTGGATCAGGTCACGCTCCACCCTCCCGTCGCGCGCCCGCCGTCGATCCGGGATTTCTACGCCTTCGAGACCCACGTGCGGAACGCGCGCGCGCGGCGAGGGCTTCCGGTGCCGCCCGAGTGGTACGAGTTCCCGGTCTTCTATTTCACGAATCCGGGATCGCTCGTGGGGCACGGCGCTCCGGTGCGGAAACCGGCATGGACCGAGGCGCTCGACTACGAGCTCGAGATCGCGTGCGTGATCGCGAAGGAAGCGCGCGACGTTCCCGCGGAGCACTGGCGGTCCGTGGTGGCGGGACTCACGATCCTGAACGACTGGAGCGCGCGCGACGTGCAGCGGAAGGAGATGGCGGTCGGGCTCGGCCCCGCGAAGGGAAAGGATTTCGCGACGTCGCTCGGACCCGCGCTCGTGACCCTCGACGAGCTCGAGCCGAGCCGCGTCGACGACGGGCGGCACGACCTCGCGATGGAGGCGCGCGTGAACGGACGCGCGCTCTCCCGCGGCAACGCCCGCGACCTCCACTTCACGTTCGGGCAGATGATTGCGAGGGCGTCCCAGGACGTGTATCTTTTTCCGGGAGACGTGATTGGCTCGGGGACCGTGGGCGGCGGATGCCTGCTCGAGCTCGGCCCCGAGGTCCATCCCTGGCTCCGGCCCGGAGACGAGGTCACGCTCGAGATCGAGCGGCTCGGAACCCTTTCCAACAAGATCGTCGAGGCATGA
- a CDS encoding homogentisate 1,2-dioxygenase, with translation MPMYHTLGKVPHKRHTQFRRPDGKLYTEQLMGSRGFSGRSSLIYHHNMPTQAREIRRIQDCRVTYADEQTLRHHHFKTKELKKPGDPISSRVILLHNSDVSMAIAVPDQKMSYYYRNGQGDDMYFIHEGTGRIQTIFGELHYKPGDYVVIPRGTTYLFHPESDPQRYLVIESVSSIETPKRYRNEYGQLLEHAPMSERDIRKPERLETFTEQGKFEVRIKARDQITAYEFDFHPLDVIGWDGFLYPYIFNIGDFEPITGRIHMPPPTHQCFEGRNFVVCSFVPRLYDYHPDAVPVPYNHSNVDSDEVLYYVNGNFMSRRGIEVGSFTLHPSGIPHGPHPGAAEASLGAKETKELAVMLDTFHPLHVTTDAMPYDDKTYPYSWLEPSGKFAGEGATG, from the coding sequence ATGCCGATGTACCACACCCTCGGGAAGGTCCCTCACAAGCGCCACACGCAGTTCCGCCGTCCCGACGGGAAGCTCTACACGGAGCAGCTCATGGGGTCGCGCGGATTCTCGGGGCGGTCGTCCTTGATCTACCACCACAACATGCCGACGCAGGCGCGGGAGATCCGTCGAATCCAGGACTGCCGCGTCACCTACGCCGACGAGCAGACCCTTCGCCATCACCACTTCAAGACGAAGGAGCTGAAGAAGCCGGGCGATCCGATCAGCTCGCGCGTGATCCTGCTCCACAACAGCGACGTGTCGATGGCGATCGCCGTGCCGGACCAGAAGATGTCGTACTACTACCGGAACGGTCAGGGCGACGACATGTACTTCATCCACGAGGGAACCGGGCGGATCCAGACGATCTTCGGCGAGCTCCACTACAAGCCGGGCGACTACGTCGTGATCCCCCGGGGAACCACGTACCTGTTCCATCCGGAGTCCGATCCTCAGCGCTATCTCGTGATCGAGTCGGTCTCGTCGATCGAGACGCCGAAGCGGTACCGGAACGAGTACGGGCAGCTCCTCGAGCACGCGCCGATGAGCGAGCGCGACATCCGGAAGCCGGAGCGTCTGGAAACCTTCACGGAACAGGGGAAGTTCGAGGTGCGGATCAAGGCCCGGGATCAGATCACGGCGTACGAGTTCGACTTCCACCCGCTCGACGTGATCGGATGGGACGGGTTCCTCTATCCCTACATCTTCAACATCGGCGACTTCGAGCCGATCACGGGGCGGATCCACATGCCGCCGCCGACGCATCAGTGCTTCGAGGGGCGGAACTTCGTCGTCTGCTCGTTCGTTCCCCGGTTGTACGACTATCACCCCGACGCCGTTCCCGTGCCGTACAACCACTCGAACGTGGACTCCGACGAGGTGCTCTACTACGTGAACGGGAACTTCATGAGCCGGCGCGGGATCGAGGTCGGCTCGTTCACGCTCCACCCGTCGGGGATTCCGCACGGGCCGCACCCCGGCGCCGCCGAGGCGTCGCTCGGCGCCAAGGAGACGAAGGAGCTGGCCGTGATGCTCGACACGTTCCACCCCCTCCACGTCACCACCGACGCGATGCCGTACGACGACAAGACGTATCCCTATTCGTGGCTCGAGCCGTCGGGCAAGTTCGCGGGCGAGGGCGCGACGGGGTGA
- a CDS encoding DUF4440 domain-containing protein yields MSLTNRILALALIVVAVPSVALADAKSDIEARAKEWLDKYNAGDAAGVAAMYDDAARLLPPMQDEVEGKAKVQEFWQGVMAAGVKSAAFEVVEVHAAGNLATEVGRYVMKGADGQQLDHGKYIVLWKKQKKSWVILRDIWNSSAMPAAAAK; encoded by the coding sequence ATGTCCCTCACGAACCGGATTCTAGCGCTCGCGCTGATCGTCGTTGCGGTTCCCTCGGTTGCGCTCGCGGATGCCAAGTCCGACATCGAAGCACGCGCGAAGGAGTGGCTGGACAAGTACAACGCCGGCGATGCCGCGGGCGTCGCGGCGATGTACGACGATGCGGCGCGGCTTCTCCCTCCGATGCAGGACGAGGTCGAAGGCAAGGCCAAGGTTCAGGAGTTCTGGCAGGGAGTCATGGCGGCAGGCGTCAAGAGCGCGGCGTTCGAGGTCGTGGAAGTGCACGCGGCCGGGAATCTCGCCACCGAGGTCGGCCGGTATGTGATGAAGGGCGCCGATGGCCAGCAGCTCGACCACGGGAAGTACATCGTCCTTTGGAAGAAGCAGAAGAAGTCGTGGGTCATCCTGCGCGACATCTGGAACTCCAGCGCGATGCCGGCGGCCGCGGCGAAGTGA
- a CDS encoding flavin reductase family protein has product MSEAPHPRLQTIDPASTPPADVYALLVGCVVPRPIAFVSSLSEAGVANLAPFSFFNAGGANPPSLVFSTVTSGAGRDKDTLHNVRATGEYVVHISPYGLRERMNQASAEYPPDVDEFEAAGFTKAPSVRVKPWRAAECPIAMECRLHQIIQHGEGPYHSNYVIGEILLFHVAELLLTGLRVDSSSIDAIGRLGGPNYTRVTKESVFSLARPVLPSK; this is encoded by the coding sequence GTGAGCGAGGCGCCGCACCCCAGGCTCCAGACGATCGATCCCGCCTCCACACCTCCGGCCGATGTGTACGCGCTCCTGGTCGGTTGTGTCGTCCCGCGTCCGATCGCCTTCGTCTCGTCACTGTCGGAAGCGGGCGTCGCGAACCTGGCCCCGTTCTCGTTCTTCAACGCCGGCGGCGCGAATCCCCCCTCGCTCGTCTTCTCCACGGTCACGAGCGGAGCCGGGCGGGACAAGGACACGCTCCACAACGTGCGCGCCACGGGGGAGTACGTGGTGCACATCTCCCCCTACGGCCTGCGCGAGCGGATGAACCAGGCCTCCGCCGAATACCCGCCGGACGTCGACGAGTTCGAGGCGGCGGGCTTCACGAAGGCGCCGAGCGTCAGGGTGAAGCCCTGGCGCGCGGCGGAGTGCCCGATTGCCATGGAGTGCCGCCTCCACCAGATCATTCAGCACGGGGAAGGACCGTATCACTCGAACTACGTGATCGGAGAGATCCTCCTGTTCCACGTGGCGGAGCTCCTGTTGACGGGCCTTCGTGTGGACTCCTCCTCGATCGACGCCATTGGGAGGCTCGGCGGCCCGAACTACACGAGAGTGACGAAGGAGAGCGTCTTCAGTCTGGCGCGGCCAGTGCTTCCGTCGAAGTAG
- the bla gene encoding subclass B1 metallo-beta-lactamase produces the protein MAPRALLALLSGLLIACNPARAEDGLPRPNATVELDSLAPGVWIHTSYYTYPNGSRFSSNGLVVRDGDGLTLIDTAWGERSTSALLDRIERDIKLPVRQAFVTHAHGDRISGADVLRDRGIPVRAHPRTMALALEVGLPPPSDSLPGLEKAGSFVSVGTVEIFYPGPGHSPENLMVWVPAENVLFGGCAVRPADATTLGNTAHADRQAWSHAIDRAGKRYGAPRIVVPGHGAVGGPELLPHTLTLLRHRP, from the coding sequence ATGGCTCCCCGGGCCCTCCTCGCGCTCCTCTCCGGTCTCCTGATCGCCTGCAACCCCGCGCGCGCGGAGGACGGGCTGCCGCGGCCGAACGCGACGGTCGAACTCGATTCCCTCGCTCCCGGCGTCTGGATCCACACGTCGTACTACACGTATCCCAATGGATCGCGCTTCTCGTCGAACGGTCTCGTGGTGCGGGACGGAGATGGCCTGACGCTCATCGATACGGCATGGGGAGAGCGCAGCACGTCCGCACTCCTCGACCGGATCGAGCGGGACATCAAGCTCCCGGTCCGGCAGGCGTTCGTCACCCACGCGCACGGCGATCGCATCTCGGGAGCCGACGTGCTCCGGGATCGTGGCATCCCCGTGCGCGCCCATCCGCGCACGATGGCGCTCGCTCTCGAGGTGGGGCTTCCGCCACCCTCCGACAGCTTGCCGGGGCTGGAGAAGGCGGGTTCGTTCGTGTCCGTCGGGACGGTGGAGATCTTCTATCCGGGGCCGGGGCATTCTCCCGAGAACCTGATGGTGTGGGTACCCGCGGAGAACGTGCTGTTCGGCGGATGTGCCGTACGGCCGGCGGACGCCACCACGCTGGGTAACACCGCCCATGCGGATCGGCAGGCATGGTCGCACGCGATCGATCGTGCGGGGAAACGCTACGGCGCCCCCCGAATCGTGGTTCCGGGACATGGCGCCGTCGGAGGGCCCGAGCTCCTTCCGCACACGCTCACCCTCTTGCGGCACCGGCCGTGA